CTGGAACGGGAGCGCCGCCAATTGACCGAGGCCAAGGCCCAGCTGTTTGACCAACGGTTGAAAGCCGCCTCTGAGGCGCCCCTTGTGCCCAGAGCCCCTAAAACCGACACCGGCACTACCACCGCCTCTGGCAGAGAAATAGAGATAGAACAGAATCAGCGTCACGGCAACAGCCCAACAGACTCGCCTACCACTCACCCCAATGATGCGGCAGATGACACCTGGCGGCCGTTGCCAGACCATGAGAGACCTTTACCTTAAATGAGCGCACACAGCCAAACCATCATCACCGAACTGCTAGAGGCCCAACAGGTCCTCACCAACTTTCTGGCCCAGCCAGAAACCATCACGTCTATTGAGGCAGCAGCGCAAGTAATGGCCCAGAGCCTGAAGAGCGGCGGCAAGATCCTGTCCTGCGGCAACGGTGGCTCCATGTGTGATGCCATGCACTTCGCCGAGGAGCTGACCGGCCGCTACCGCGAGAACCGCCCGCCCATGGCCGCTATCTCCATCTCTGACCCAAGTCACCTGAGTTGCGTGTCCAATGACTACGGCTATGAGCACGTCTTCTCCCGCTACGTAGAGGCGCTGGCCAATTCCAATGACGTGGTGTTGGCCATTAGCACCAGCGGCAACTCGGGCAATGCCCTCAAAGCCGCCCAGGCCGCCAAGCAAAAAGGCGCCAAAGTGGTGAGCCTCACCGGCAAAGACGGAGGTCAGTTGGCGGCAGTGAGTGATGTAGAAATCAGAGTGCCGCACTTCGGCTACGCCGATAGAATCCAGGAAATCCATATCAAGGTCATTCATATTCTGATCTTACTGCTGGAGAAAGAGATGGCGTAGAGTCGTTTTTGGCTTGTTTTGACGAAAACAAGCCAAAAACGAGATGCTGCCTGCACCCAGCATACAACATAAGCGCCTGTAGATAGTAAAAGGAGACCATGAAAACACATGGTCTCCTTTTTTGCTTCCTGCTGTTGGCGGGTCTCTCGGCTTGCAACACATCTACGCAAGACACAACCGTTGGTGCTTCAGTACCCGTTGCTACCAATGACGCAGAAACCGTAACCAAACCGGAAGAGCCCAAAAGCCCAGACACGGCCTTTCAAATCATTCCGGGGCACCGCGCGGGACAGATTTATTTAGGTCAGAATCCGGATGAAGTGGTGAAAGCCTTGGGCAAACCTGA
The nucleotide sequence above comes from Nibribacter ruber. Encoded proteins:
- the lpcA gene encoding D-sedoheptulose 7-phosphate isomerase, producing the protein MSAHSQTIITELLEAQQVLTNFLAQPETITSIEAAAQVMAQSLKSGGKILSCGNGGSMCDAMHFAEELTGRYRENRPPMAAISISDPSHLSCVSNDYGYEHVFSRYVEALANSNDVVLAISTSGNSGNALKAAQAAKQKGAKVVSLTGKDGGQLAAVSDVEIRVPHFGYADRIQEIHIKVIHILILLLEKEMA